The Pecten maximus chromosome 14, xPecMax1.1, whole genome shotgun sequence genome includes a region encoding these proteins:
- the LOC117341980 gene encoding putative mannan endo-1,6-alpha-mannosidase C1198.06c encodes MNMTLRVLTFFFIVGLSVSFGNVKLPCTEDMFHSNTNAYWACAAQFALQSNWFPSPIAGLFSYQIWNGFDGFWQNGAVLEPFVNFMSYANHTRYKSVVQNSQRSLYSLLEAYGPYPSFDDMGWYGLSYARIYEVLGGDDFLDSAVDIFNWAWETGWDQSSKCNGGFFFDNLKSSKQTITNVEMFQLGVKLYRLRKDPDILQKVQKIHNFIFSNEIVDMKTHLVVDGIFLENCTSNGVYGPSYNGGVFVGGLVEYYKVTQDIYYLELAKNIAEAIIETKSNNSRILTEYCDPNCNEDAMMFKGIFVRNLRYLMDALPPNDTTTRSNYQKYLDTNVMAILELNVCDKDPISKCNITFQDGPPFYNVSGPVFSPNWNGPFTVGAPMQQTSAVDLLVSSIYPGTTCVGELCSYDPSYPPPQPLTCGSHPCPNDEECCEYSPYTSYTCCAKGQKCSKQGICV; translated from the exons atgAACATGACTCTTCGTGTCCTGACTTTCTTCTTCATTGTGGGACTTTCTGTTTCCTTCGGCAATGTCAAACTCCCTTGTACAGAGGACATGTTCCATAGCAACACAAATGCATATTGGGCATGCGCAGCACAGTTCGCTTTGCAGTCCAACTGGTTCCCGTCGCCTATAGCTGGTTTGTTCAGTTACCAG ATCTGGAATGGATTCGATGGTTTCTGGCAAAATGGTGCCGTTCTTGAACCTTTCGTTAATTTCATGAGCTATGCAAACCATACCCGGTACAAATCTGTGGTACAGAACTCTCAGCGAAGCCTCTACTCCCTATTAGAGGCGTACGGACCGTACCCTTCATTTGACGACATGGGTTGGTATGGACTCAGCTACGCGAGGATATATGAGGTTTTAGGGGGAGACGACTTCCTAGATTCGGCTGTAGATATCTTTAATTGGGCTTGGGAGACTGGATGGGACCAAAGTTCAAAATGTAACGGAGGATTCTTTTTCGATAATCTTAAAAGTTCTAAACAAACTATAACAAACGTTGAGATGTTCCAACTAGGAGTAAAACTATATCGGCTGCGGAAAGATCCGGATATTCTTCAGAAAGTCCAGAAGATACACAACTTTATATTCAGTAATGAGATTGTGGATATGAAGACACACTTGGTAGTAGATGGGATATTTTTAGAAAACTGCACAAGTAACGGCGTTTATGGCCCTTCATATAATGGAGGAGTTTTTGTTGGCGGTCTGGTAGAATATTATAAGGTCACACAAGATATTTATTATCTAGAACTTGCAAAGAATATTGCGGAAGCAATCATCGAGACAAAATCCAACAACAGTCGCATTCTAACGGAATATTGTGATCCTAATTGTAATGAGGACGCAATGATGTTTAAAGGGATATTTGTGAGGAACTTAAGATATTTAATGGACGCCCTGCCGCCCAATGATACAACAACCAGAAGTAATTATCAGAAATATTTAGACACAAATGTCATGGCTATACTAGAATTAAACGTTTGTGACAAAGATCCTATTTCCAAATGCAATATAACTTTCCAGGACGGCCCCCCATTTTATAATGTGTCAGGTCCAGTTTTTTCACCAAACTGGAATGGCCCTTTCACAGTCGGAGCACCCATGCAGCAAACATCAGCTGTTGACCTTTTAGTATCCAGCATCTACCCTGGCACCACATGTGTCGGTGAACTTTGTTCATATGACCCGTCCTATCCGCCACCACAACCTCTTACCTGTGGGAGTCATCCGTGCCCGAATGATGAGGAGTGTTGTGAATACAGCCCCTATACGTCCTACACCTGCTGTGCTAAGGGTCAGAAATGTAGCAAACAAGGCATCTGTGTATAG